The genomic region CTTGGTTTTGGGCAACATGTTCTCGGTAAGAATATTCAGGCTTTCATTGGTCTGCCCCCAACCCGTTGCCGAGCAACGGTTGAAAACAGGAACGCGCATAAGTTCACGCATGGACGGGATACCCAGAATGCGCATTTCGCCCGTCTGGCCCGATGACCAGAAACCGTAATACTCGTCAAGCTGACCGGGGGCGAGACTTGCCTCAGCGCCGGTTGAAGCCTGGGCGCTGCCAATCGAAAGGGCTGTTGCAGCACCGGTTGCGCCACCGACTGCTGCCAAGCGTGCAGCACCTGCCGCGCCGGCAAAGGCAGCACCGCCAGCGGCAACGCCAAATAGATCACGTCGGCTGATTCCGGGTTTGGATGTTTTGTCAGACATCATGACTTCTCCTTGAGATTTTGCTTGGTCGTCCGGGCCCGGTTCAGCGCTTTTTGTGCGCCTTCCGTGCTTGCCAAGAGGCTTTCCTGCCGCTTGAGTTTCTTGATCACGACCGGACAGATTTTTTCGCTTTGATACAGCACCTGACAGTGAAGGCAGTTGTGACACTCGTTGGGGTTGATTTCTCCTGTGGGGTGGATGGCTTGAACCATGCATTCATGCGCGCAGCTCTGGCAGGGGCTGCCGCATTCCTTGTAGCGTTTAAGCCAGTCAAACATGCGCATACGCGCCGGGATCGCGAGGGCAGCGCCCAATGGGCACAAATACCGGCAATAGAACCGTTCGACGAAAAGCCCGGCGCCAAGAAGGACAAGGGCGTAAAGAACAAACGGCCATGCCCGATCAAATTTGAGGATGATGGCGGTCTTGAAGGGTTCGACCTCGGCCAGTTTCTCCGCCTGATCAATGGAGGCCAGCATGGTGCCAAACAGGCCAAGGAAGATGATGTATTTCACCGCCCAGAGCCGTTCATGCAGCCCCCACGGAAGCGTCCATTGCGGGACATGGAAGAATTTGGCAATCCGGTTGGTCAGTTCCTGAAGCGCGCCAAACGGGCACAACCAGCCGCAATAGGCACCACGCCCCCAGAAGATCAGCGCCGCCGCAACCGAGAACCACAGGATAAAGGTCAGTGGATCAAGCAGGAACGCTTCCCAGGTGAAGCCCGTCACAAGTGAGTTCGTCAGCGCCATAAGATTCACAACGGAAAGCTGCGCGTTGGCATACCAGCCAAGGAACACCAGCGTGACCGTCAGGAAGCAGATGCGGAACCAGAAGGTAAATTTTGCAGAACGTGTCAGGAAGCCCTGGAAGAAGAATGCCGCCGTCAGAACAATCAGCATGATGCTGAGCACGACAATTTCGACCGTTTTGTCACGCCAGATCCGCTGCCAAAGGGCGGTTTTGGCAACCTGTTCGTCCGTTGCGAAACTGGCCCCGGTTGAGTTGTCTGCCGCGGGCGTCGGCGCAACTACCTTGGTGAGGTAGTTGGCTGGCGGCTGCCAGCCGATGTCAAAGGTGGTGTAGAGGCGTTCAATTGCGCCGACATCACGATGGACGAGAAGTTCGAGGCGCCAGGGTTGCGTTGGATCAAAGTCGCTGTCTGTCGGGATCTTGAACAGATCCATCTCTTTGAATTCCGGTGCCCCATCGGCCATGATGTCGCCGACACGGCGATGGTTCCGGTCGCGGAAACGTACCGACATATCGCCCTGGATGAGCTGGATACGATCGAACAATCCGCCGCGGACATATCCCGAACCCTTGAACGAATACTGTCCCCGCGCAGTCACAAGAACAGCTTCTTCTCCGTCCTTGAGCCATGATTTCAGATTGTTGTAGCCACGCTCGCCAATTGTTGCCTTGCCAATGGCCGGAATGCTGACAAGCGAGACATACATATCGATGAAGGTTTCGTCGGCGGGAGCTTCAATCGGTCGCTCAAGCGCTCTTGGATCGTCCATCGCGGCAAAAGCGTCATTCACCTGACCGACATCAAGTGACATGCGACGAACTGTCCCGTCACCAACCAGTGTGAACCAGTCTTCCGGGGCGGTCGCATCTGAGTTGATTTTAAATTGTGCTGCGTTAGACGGTTCGGGGGCACTCAATCCACCCAGTCCGAGCATGCGCGCAACCTTGATGCCAGACCGCAGAATCGAGTCATCAATGATCATGATGGTGACCGTTGCACCGGAAATAATGTTCAGGTCATGGTCGGCATCTTTTGTCGCTGCAACCAGGTCAAAGCCGACATATCCCTCGGTGAGTGACGCGATCCGCTCTTCTGGAATGCCAATCAGAACAATCGGTTCGGAATGCTTGACCAGTTTGACACCGATGATCCGGGCATTTGAGTCAACAGCGACCATGACGTGGATCGGTTTGCCGGAATAGCCGGTGGTGCCCACAAAATCCGAGGTAATGAAAGCCCAGCCGATCCGCTCACCGTTCTTGAGAACCGGTGCGACAGGCACGTCTTTTTGAACCGGACCATAACCATCAGCGTCCTCGACCAGTGACGACGCGGGAACTTTTTCAATG from Thalassospira indica harbors:
- a CDS encoding NosR/NirI family protein, which translates into the protein MNIPFAPRHLQTKYKAPRALMLLQCLLVIAVVCILSSVLWVSRANAQNKPVLAQFIEKVPASSLVEDADGYGPVQKDVPVAPVLKNGERIGWAFITSDFVGTTGYSGKPIHVMVAVDSNARIIGVKLVKHSEPIVLIGIPEERIASLTEGYVGFDLVAATKDADHDLNIISGATVTIMIIDDSILRSGIKVARMLGLGGLSAPEPSNAAQFKINSDATAPEDWFTLVGDGTVRRMSLDVGQVNDAFAAMDDPRALERPIEAPADETFIDMYVSLVSIPAIGKATIGERGYNNLKSWLKDGEEAVLVTARGQYSFKGSGYVRGGLFDRIQLIQGDMSVRFRDRNHRRVGDIMADGAPEFKEMDLFKIPTDSDFDPTQPWRLELLVHRDVGAIERLYTTFDIGWQPPANYLTKVVAPTPAADNSTGASFATDEQVAKTALWQRIWRDKTVEIVVLSIMLIVLTAAFFFQGFLTRSAKFTFWFRICFLTVTLVFLGWYANAQLSVVNLMALTNSLVTGFTWEAFLLDPLTFILWFSVAAALIFWGRGAYCGWLCPFGALQELTNRIAKFFHVPQWTLPWGLHERLWAVKYIIFLGLFGTMLASIDQAEKLAEVEPFKTAIILKFDRAWPFVLYALVLLGAGLFVERFYCRYLCPLGAALAIPARMRMFDWLKRYKECGSPCQSCAHECMVQAIHPTGEINPNECHNCLHCQVLYQSEKICPVVIKKLKRQESLLASTEGAQKALNRARTTKQNLKEKS